Within Tuberibacillus sp. Marseille-P3662, the genomic segment TGCCATTTTGTTCCCTCCTTTATCGTCCATTTTCTAAACAGACTAACTCCACGGAAATTTTCCGGTCACCCACCCATGGCAAAGGGGCCGGGTGTGTCCGCAACCTTCCGCATCATCGCTAAAAACCAACATTACCTATTATATAGAAAACCAAAGGCGAATGCAACAGTTTTTTCGCGTTTCTGCGAACACTTTTCTTATTATACATACGGATTTGACTTAATGCAATGTATAATTAGCTGGCTGACGAATTTGTCATAATTTACATAGAGAAAACTAATTATATTGTGTGAGTACAAAAATCATATCTGCATAACAGTAACATACATATTATAAAAAGCACTCTCGATTGAGAGTGCTTTTTATTCATTAAGTCAATTATTTAACAATGGTTGACACAACGCCAGCACCAACAGTACGTCCGCCTTCACGGATAGAGAACTTAGTGCCATCTTCAATAGCAATTGGTGAAATCAATTCAACTTCCATCTCAACGTTGTCTCCAGGCATAACCATTTCAACGCCTTCAGGAAGGGTGATGGTGCCCGTTACGTCTGTTGTACGGAAATAGAATTGTGGACGATAGTTTGCAAAGAATGGTGTGTGACGGCCACCTTCGTCTTTAGAAAGAACGTAAACTTCTGCCTTAAATGATGTATGAGCGTTAACGGAACCTGGTTTGCACAAAACTTGGCCACGCTCAACATCGTCGCGGTTAATACCACGAAGAAGTGCCCCAATGTTGTCGCCAGCTTCAGCATAGTCAAGCAGCTTACGGAACATCTCAACGCCAGTAACAGTTGTTTTTCTAGGCTCTTCAGTTAGACCTAGAAGTTCAGCATCGTCACCAACGGAAACAGTACCACGCTCAACACGACCTGTTGCAACGGTTCCACGACCAGTGATGGAAAAGACGTCCTCAACTGGCATCATGAATGGCTTATCATGGTCACGTTCAGGTGTTGGAATGTTTTCGTCAACATGTTCCATCAATTCAAGAATCGCTTTTTCGTGCTCTTCCTCACCTTCAATAGCTTTAAGAGCGGAACCTTTGGAGACTGCAATGTCATCACCAGGGAACTCATACTCAGAAAGTAGGTCACGAACTTCCATTTCTACAAGTTCAAGAAGTTCTTCATCGTCAACCATGTCGGTTTTGTTCAAGAAAACGACGATAGCAGGAACACCTACTTGGCGAGAAAGAAGAATGTGTTCACGGGTTTGCGGCATTGGTCCGTCAGCAGCAGACACAACTAAGATTGCGCCGTCCATTTGTGCAGCACCTGTGATCATGTTTTTAACATAGTCTGCGTGGCCTGGGCAATCAACGTGAGCATAGTGACGGTTGTCAGTTTCATACTCAACGTGTGCCGTGGAAATGGTAATACCACGTTCTTTTTCTTCAGGAGCACCATCAATGCTGTCGTAAGCTTGTGCTTCCCCTCTGTCATAAGTCTTATGAAGAACTGTCGTGATTGCAGCAGTTAGGGTTGTTTTCCCGTGGTCAACGTGACCAATTGTACCAATATTAACATGGGGTTTCGAACGGTCAAATTTTTCTTTAGCCATTACTATTGTCCTCCTTTTAAATAGAGAAATGTATTTTTGATAGTTATATGTTATCTAAGACAGAAGGGCACTGGGGCCCGACTATCTTAGCTGACAATAAAAGAATCGTTAGATCAGATGCTTTTATTCAGTGTCACCAGTATTCTTGCTGATAATTTCATCAGCGATGGATTTCGGCACTTGCTCATAGTGATCAAAGTGCATGGTATAAGTGCCGCGACCTTGGGTGCTTGAACGCAATGTTGTTGCATAGCCAAACATATTAGCCAATGGTACATAGGCACGAACAGCTTGTGCACCAGCACGGTTTTCAATACCGTCCACACGTCCGCGGCGACCATTAATATCACCCATGATATCGCCCATGAATTCTTCAGGGGCTTCAATATCAACTTTCATAAGTGGCTCAAGCAAAGCTGGTTTACATACCTCTTTCGATTTTTTCAGAGCCATGGAAGCAGCAATTTTAAAGGCCATCTCACTAGAGTCAACATCATGGTACGAACCATCAAATAACGTGGCTTTTACATCTACCATTGGATAGCCTGCAAGCAAGCCGTTTTGCATCGCTTCTTCAACGCCTTGTCCCACTGAGTTAATATAATCACGCGGAACAACACCGCCAACGATTTTATCGACGAATTCAAATCCAGCGCCCTCTTCTTGCGGTTCAAATTCGATCCAAACGTGACCGTATTGACCACGACCACCAGATTGGCGAATAAACTTACCTTCAACTTGGCCGCTTTGGGTCAAGGTTTCACGATAAGCCACTTGAGGTGCACCAATATTAGCTTCTACCTTAAATTCACGTTTCAAACGGTCAACGATCACATCAAGGTGAAGTTCACCCATACCTCTAATGATCGTCTGCCCTGTTTCTTCGTTGGTTTCAGTTTTGAATGTTGGATCCTCTTCAGCTAGTTTAGCGAGAGCAACCGCCATTTTATCCTGATCAGCCTTTGATTTTGGTTCAATTGCAACCGAAATAACTGGCTCAGGGAAGTCCATTGTTTCGAGAATCACTTGCTCTTTCTCATCACACAATGTATCACCGGTAGCTGTTGACTTCAAACCAACGCCTGCAGCAATATCGCCGGAATAACATGTTTTTATTTCTTCACGACTATTGGCGTGCATTTGTAAAATCCGGCCTAAACGTTCCCGTTTATTCTTAGTCGAATTTTGTACATATGTTCCAGCATCAGCTGTACCAGAATACACACGGAAGAAAGTGAGTTTACCAACATAAGGATCAGACATAACCTTAAACGCTAATGCAGCAAACGGTCCATCATCTTCAGCAAACCGTTCTACCTCTTCATCGTTTTTCAAATCTTTACCCTTAATAGCTGGTACATCAACAGGTGATGGCAAGTAATCAATAACGGCATCCAAGACCAGCTGAACACCTTTGTTCTTAAATGCTGAACCGCAAAGAACTGGGTAGAATTCAACATTACAAGTACCTTTACGAATGGCCGCTTTCAATTCACCTTTATCAATGTCTTCACCTTCAAGATATTTCATCATGAGTTCTTCATCGAGTTCAGCAACGGCTTCAACAAGTTTTTCACGATATTCATTAGCTTGATCTTGATACTCATCTGGAATATCACGGGCACTTGTACGTGTGCCTAACTCATCTTCATAATAGTAAGCCTTCATTTCAACTAAGTCGATGATTCCTTCAAAATTGTCCTCTGCGCCAATCGGCAATTGAATCGGATGTGCATTGGCTTGAAGGCGTTCATGCAATGTATTTGTTGAATACAAAAAGTCAGCACCGACTTTATCCATCTTATTAGCGAAAACAATACGAGGAACGCCATAAGTTGTCGCCTGGCGCCAAACAGTCTCTGTTTGTGGTTCAACGCCGGATTGAGCATCAAGAACAGCTACAGAACCATCTAATACACGCAGGGAACGTTCAACTTCTACAGTAAAATCAACGTGCCCTGGAGTATCAATAATGTTAACACGATGATCATTCCACTGTGCAGTTGTTGCTGCAGAGGTAATAGTAATACCGCGCTCTTGTTCCTGAGACATCCAGTCCATTTGCGAAGCGCCTTCATGGGTTTCACCGATTTTGTGAATCCGGCCTGAATAAAACAGAATACGCTCGGTCATCGTTGTTTTACCCGCATCAATGTGGGCCATGATACCGATATTACGCGTTTTCTCCAAGGGAAAATCTCTGCCCATAGGTTTCTCTCCTTTCTAAATAAGAGTCTATTACCAGCGATAGTGAGCGAAAGCTTTGTTAGCTTCTGCCATTTTATGAACATCTTCACGTTTTTTAACAGCCGCACCTGTATTATTGGCAGCGTCAGCTATTTCATTGGCAAGACGTTCAACCATTGTCTTCTCACCCCGAAGACGTGAATAGTTAACAATCCAACGCAAACCCAAAGATGTCCGGCGCTCAGACCGAACCTCTACTGGTACTTGATAGTTTGCACCACCAACACGGCGAGCACGAACCTCAAGGACAGGCATAACATTCTTCAGAGCCTCATCCAAAACTTCCATAGGATCCTGATTAGTGCGCTCTTTAATAAGCTCAAAAGAACGGTATAATATCTTCTGTGCCTTTCCGCGCTTTCCATCCTGCATAATACGATTAATCAAACGACTCACCAATTTAGAATTATAAATTGGATCTGGGAATACCTCTCGTTTTTCAACTGGACCTTTACGTGGCATAGGTTTCCCTCCTTTCAAATATTAAATCAATGCTATTTTTTAGGTTTTTTAGTTCCGTATTTGGAACGGCCTTGTCTACGACCATCAACACCGGAAGTGTCCAAAGCACCACGAACAATGTGATAACGGACACCAGGCAAGTCTTTAACACGACCGCCACGCATAAGAACAACACTGTGTTCTTGTAGGTTATGGCCGATACCTGGAATATAAGCATTCACTTCGATGCCGTTTGTTAAACGAACACGTGCATATTTACGAAGTGAAGAGTTCGGTTTCTTCGGTGTCAAAGTACCAACACGAGTGCAAACACCGCGTTTTTGTGGTGATGGGCTATCAGTTAATGTTTTCTTAAAACTGTTATACCCCTTGTTAAGTGCTGGTGAGTCAGACTTACGTGATCTCGATTGACGTCCTTTGCGAACCAATTGATTAATTGTAGGCATATTCATTTCCTCCCTTCAAAATCATTTATTCAAACCCACAGACCCAGGTGGTTCATATTAACACAAAAAAAGATTTGCTTGGCTGCCCAGGCAAAACTAATATTTTATGGCCACTGTTGCGGCGCCAACATCGATTCCACAAGATTTGCCTAGTCGATTCATAGAATCAACTTTGAAAACCATAACGTTTTTCTGTTCAGCTAAATCGACGACTTTGTTAGTGACACGCACATCGGCATCTGTGGCTACGACGACTTCTTTAATCAAGCCCTCTTTCAAAGCCTTCAACGTCTGCTTTGTTCCTATGATTAAATTATCCTTAGCCAGTGTTACTTTATCATAAGACATCTGAAATATCCTCCGAAGCAACAAGGTCTCAGGAACACTCAGTTATAATAACACTGAGCATTCCTCCTTGTCAATACTCCATTAACTTTCTTGATTGACCAGATCACCAGTATCAATCATATCCATGTCCTCAGCTGATTCATCAGCTTTATCTGTACCGATCTGTCGATACCTTGAAATTCCCGTTCCGGCAGGTATCAGTTTACCTATAATCACATTCTCTTTCAAACCAAGCAATTCATCTCGCTTACCTTTAATAGCGGCATCCGTAAGAACACGGGTGGTCTCTTGGAAAGATGCGGCTGATAAGAAAGACTCAGTTTCAAGTGAAGCTTTGGTAATTCCGAGAAGGACCGGACGTCCTGTCGCCGGTTCACCGCTGTTAAGAAGGACATCCTTATTAACACCCTTGAAAGCATGAATATCAACAAGAGTACCAGGAAGAACATCCGTATCTCCAGCTTCGACTACACGGATCTTACGAATCATTTGACGGACCATCACTTCAACGTGTTTGTCGCCAATTTCAACCCCTTGCATCCGATAAACTTTTTGAACTTCAGCTAACAAATAATCTTGAACCGCTTGTAGGCCTGAAACTTCTAGTAAATCTTTAGGGTCTACAGATCCTTCTGTCAAGACTTGACCTGCTTCAACCTTATCACCTTCGGCCACTTTCATTCGGGCACTAAGCGAAATATCATAAGATTTAGATTCAAGGTCATTTTCAACAACAATCTCACGTTTATCACGAAGTTCGTTAATGCTCTTTATGTGACCCTCAATTTCTGTAATCGGTGCTTGACCTTTTGGATTACGAGCTTCGAACAGCTCCTGAATACGCGGCAGACCTTGAGTAATATCGTCTCCAGCAACACCGCCAGTATGGAATGTCCGCATTGTCAATTGTGTACCTGGCTCACCGATGGATTGAGCAGCGATAATTCCAACAGCTTCACCAACCTCAACTTCTACGCCGGTCGCAAGGTTGCGGCCATAACACTTCTTACAGACACCATGTTGGGTTTCACACATAAAGACAGAGCGAATTGTAACTTCATTGACACCAGCTTCAACAATTGTATTAGCCTGGTCTTCTGTCACAACGTCGTCCTTTTGAGCCAGAATCTCGCCTGTTTCTGGATGTGTAACATCTTGATAAATCGTACGACCAACCAATCGGTCATATAAACCTTCAATTTCTTCTTTACCATCGTCAATAGCACTAACAACAAGGCCACGGTCAGTTCCACAGTCATCTTCACGCACAATAACATCTTGAGCAACATCAACCAACCGACGAGTAAGATAGCCAGAGTCAGCCGTCTTAAGCGCTGTATCGGCAAGACCTTTACGTGCACCGTGTGTTGAAATAAAGTATTCTAATACCGTTAGACCTTCACGGAAACTTGACTGGATCGGCAATTCAATAATGCGACCAGATGGATTAGCCATTAGGCCACGCATGCCAGCAAGTTGGGTAAAGTTTGATGCGTTACCACGAGCACCTGAATCCTGCATCATGAAAATAGGATTGGTTTTATCCAAGGAATGCATTAGTTTATCTTGGATCGTATCTTTAGCCCCACTCCAAATCGATATAACCCGCTCGTAGCGTTCATCTTCTGTAATCAAACCTCGTCTAAACTGCTTAAGAACATTGTTGACATTTTCTTCCGCTTGATCCAGTATTTCTTGTTTTTCAGGTAAGACAACAATATCATCGACACCGATT encodes:
- the rpsL gene encoding 30S ribosomal protein S12 — its product is MPTINQLVRKGRQSRSRKSDSPALNKGYNSFKKTLTDSPSPQKRGVCTRVGTLTPKKPNSSLRKYARVRLTNGIEVNAYIPGIGHNLQEHSVVLMRGGRVKDLPGVRYHIVRGALDTSGVDGRRQGRSKYGTKKPKK
- the rpsG gene encoding 30S ribosomal protein S7; translation: MPRKGPVEKREVFPDPIYNSKLVSRLINRIMQDGKRGKAQKILYRSFELIKERTNQDPMEVLDEALKNVMPVLEVRARRVGGANYQVPVEVRSERRTSLGLRWIVNYSRLRGEKTMVERLANEIADAANNTGAAVKKREDVHKMAEANKAFAHYRW
- the fusA gene encoding elongation factor G — encoded protein: MGRDFPLEKTRNIGIMAHIDAGKTTMTERILFYSGRIHKIGETHEGASQMDWMSQEQERGITITSAATTAQWNDHRVNIIDTPGHVDFTVEVERSLRVLDGSVAVLDAQSGVEPQTETVWRQATTYGVPRIVFANKMDKVGADFLYSTNTLHERLQANAHPIQLPIGAEDNFEGIIDLVEMKAYYYEDELGTRTSARDIPDEYQDQANEYREKLVEAVAELDEELMMKYLEGEDIDKGELKAAIRKGTCNVEFYPVLCGSAFKNKGVQLVLDAVIDYLPSPVDVPAIKGKDLKNDEEVERFAEDDGPFAALAFKVMSDPYVGKLTFFRVYSGTADAGTYVQNSTKNKRERLGRILQMHANSREEIKTCYSGDIAAGVGLKSTATGDTLCDEKEQVILETMDFPEPVISVAIEPKSKADQDKMAVALAKLAEEDPTFKTETNEETGQTIIRGMGELHLDVIVDRLKREFKVEANIGAPQVAYRETLTQSGQVEGKFIRQSGGRGQYGHVWIEFEPQEEGAGFEFVDKIVGGVVPRDYINSVGQGVEEAMQNGLLAGYPMVDVKATLFDGSYHDVDSSEMAFKIAASMALKKSKEVCKPALLEPLMKVDIEAPEEFMGDIMGDINGRRGRVDGIENRAGAQAVRAYVPLANMFGYATTLRSSTQGRGTYTMHFDHYEQVPKSIADEIISKNTGDTE
- a CDS encoding 50S ribosomal protein L7ae-like protein, whose amino-acid sequence is MSYDKVTLAKDNLIIGTKQTLKALKEGLIKEVVVATDADVRVTNKVVDLAEQKNVMVFKVDSMNRLGKSCGIDVGAATVAIKY
- the tuf gene encoding elongation factor Tu, producing MAKEKFDRSKPHVNIGTIGHVDHGKTTLTAAITTVLHKTYDRGEAQAYDSIDGAPEEKERGITISTAHVEYETDNRHYAHVDCPGHADYVKNMITGAAQMDGAILVVSAADGPMPQTREHILLSRQVGVPAIVVFLNKTDMVDDEELLELVEMEVRDLLSEYEFPGDDIAVSKGSALKAIEGEEEHEKAILELMEHVDENIPTPERDHDKPFMMPVEDVFSITGRGTVATGRVERGTVSVGDDAELLGLTEEPRKTTVTGVEMFRKLLDYAEAGDNIGALLRGINRDDVERGQVLCKPGSVNAHTSFKAEVYVLSKDEGGRHTPFFANYRPQFYFRTTDVTGTITLPEGVEMVMPGDNVEMEVELISPIAIEDGTKFSIREGGRTVGAGVVSTIVK